From the genome of Oncorhynchus gorbuscha isolate QuinsamMale2020 ecotype Even-year unplaced genomic scaffold, OgorEven_v1.0 Un_scaffold_587, whole genome shotgun sequence, one region includes:
- the LOC124018884 gene encoding BTB/POZ domain-containing protein 1-like isoform X1, producing MATGGGGIGPPSNLEGRASNFAHSGAGRNAGVASNMPVPVVAAPISPPSGGLHREPMYNWQATKSSVKERFAFLFNNELLSDVRFIVGKGRQAQRIPAHKFVLAAGSAVFDAMFNGGMATTSAEIELPDVEPAAFLALLRFLYSDEVHIGPETVMTTLYTAKKYAVPALETQCVEFLTKHLRADNAFMLLTQARLFDEPQLASLCLETIDKSTGDAINAEGFTDIDLDTLCAVLERDTLGIRENRLFGAVVRWADAECYRQQLPLTSENKQKVLGKALTLIRFPLMTVEEFAAGPAQSGILFDREVVNLFLHFTVNPKPRVDYIDRPRCCLRGKEGSISRFQQVESRWGYSGTSDRIRFNVNRRISVVGFGLYGSIHGPTDYQVNIQIIESDKSLTLATNDTGFSCDGTANTFRVMFKEPVEILPNVSYTACATLKGPDSHYGTKGLKKVSQESATGTKTTFFFFSSPGNNNGTSVEDGQIPEIIYYT from the exons ATGGCGACTGGGGGTGGTGGAATCGGTCCACCGTCCAATCTTGAAGGACGAGCATCAAATTTCGCCCATTCTGGAGCGGGAAGAAATGCTGGAGTGGCCTCGAATATGCCAGTCCCCGTGGTCGCAGCACCAATCTCACCCCCGTCGGGTGGCCTTCACCGGGAGCCTATGTACAACTGGCAGGCCACGAAGAGCTCAGTAAAAGAGCGCTTCGCGTTTCTCTTCAATAACGAACTGCTCAGTGACGTTAGGTTTATTGTCGGTAAAGGTAGACAGGCGCAGAGGATACCAGCGCATAAATTCGTCCTAGCTGCTGGTAGTGCAGTATTTGACGCCATGTTCAACGGGGGAATGGCCACCACCTCGGCCGAGATagagttacctgatgtggaaccTGCAGCCTTCCTAGCCTTGCTAAG gttcctGTACTCTGACGAGGTCCACATAGGACCAGAGACGGTGATGACCACTCTGTACACGGCGAAGAAATATGCCGTTCCTGCTCTAGAGACTCAGTGTGTGGAGTTCCTTACCAAACACCTCAGGGCAGACAATGCATTCATGCTACTCACTCAG GCCAGACTATTCGATGAGCCTCAGCTTGCCAGCCTCTGTTTGGAAACAATAGACAAAAGCACCGGTGATGCCATAAACGCAGAAGGATTCACTGACATTGACCTAG ATACGCTGTGTGCAGTGCTGGAGAGAGACACCCTGGGGATTCGCGAAAACCGTCTATTTGGTGCGGTGGTGCGCTGGGCGGATGCCGAGTGTTACAGGCAACAGCTTCCCCTCACCTCTGAGAACAAACAGAAGGTTCTGGGCAAGGCCCTAACCCTCATCCGCTTCCCACTCATGACTGTGGAGGAGTTTGCTGCGG GGCCTGCCCAGTCTGGAATATTGTTCGATCGGGAGGTGGTAAATCTGTTTTTACACTTTACAGTAAACCCCAAGCCGCGGGTAGACTACATTGACAGGCCCCGCTGCTGCCTCCGAGGAAAGGAGGGCAGCATTAGTAGGTTCCAGCAGGTTGAAAGTCGCTGGGGATACAGTGGCACCAGTGACAGGATCAG ATTTAATGTAAATAGAAGAATATCAGTGGTGGGTTTCGGACTGTATGGCTCGATCCACGGACCTACGGACTATCAGGTTAATATACAG ATTATTGAGAGTGACAAAAGCCTAACGCTAGCAACAAACGACACGGGCTTCAGCTGTGACGGAACAGCCAACACGTTCAGAGTCATGTTCAAGGAGCCGGTGGAGATTTTACCCAACGTTAGCTACACCGCTTGTGCAACCTTAAAG GGCCCGGACTCTCACTACGGCACTAAAGGGTTAAAGAAAGTGAGCCAGGAGTCCGCCACGGGGACCAAGACCACCTTTTTCTTTTTCAGCTCTCCTGGGAACAACAACGGCACGTCAGTGGAGGACGGACAGATCCCAGAGATCATCTACTACACCTAG
- the LOC124018884 gene encoding BTB/POZ domain-containing protein 1-like isoform X2, with amino-acid sequence MATGGGGIGPPSNLEGRASNFAHSGAGRNAGVASNMPVPVVAAPISPPSGGLHREPMYNWQATKSSVKERFAFLFNNELLSDVRFIVGKGRQAQRIPAHKFVLAAGSAVFDAMFNGGMATTSAEIELPDVEPAAFLALLRFLYSDEVHIGPETVMTTLYTAKKYAVPALETQCVEFLTKHLRADNAFMLLTQARLFDEPQLASLCLETIDKSTGDAINAEGFTDIDLDTLCAVLERDTLGIRENRLFGAVVRWADAECYRQQLPLTSENKQKVLGKALTLIRFPLMTVEEFAAVNPKPRVDYIDRPRCCLRGKEGSISRFQQVESRWGYSGTSDRIRFNVNRRISVVGFGLYGSIHGPTDYQVNIQIIESDKSLTLATNDTGFSCDGTANTFRVMFKEPVEILPNVSYTACATLKGPDSHYGTKGLKKVSQESATGTKTTFFFFSSPGNNNGTSVEDGQIPEIIYYT; translated from the exons ATGGCGACTGGGGGTGGTGGAATCGGTCCACCGTCCAATCTTGAAGGACGAGCATCAAATTTCGCCCATTCTGGAGCGGGAAGAAATGCTGGAGTGGCCTCGAATATGCCAGTCCCCGTGGTCGCAGCACCAATCTCACCCCCGTCGGGTGGCCTTCACCGGGAGCCTATGTACAACTGGCAGGCCACGAAGAGCTCAGTAAAAGAGCGCTTCGCGTTTCTCTTCAATAACGAACTGCTCAGTGACGTTAGGTTTATTGTCGGTAAAGGTAGACAGGCGCAGAGGATACCAGCGCATAAATTCGTCCTAGCTGCTGGTAGTGCAGTATTTGACGCCATGTTCAACGGGGGAATGGCCACCACCTCGGCCGAGATagagttacctgatgtggaaccTGCAGCCTTCCTAGCCTTGCTAAG gttcctGTACTCTGACGAGGTCCACATAGGACCAGAGACGGTGATGACCACTCTGTACACGGCGAAGAAATATGCCGTTCCTGCTCTAGAGACTCAGTGTGTGGAGTTCCTTACCAAACACCTCAGGGCAGACAATGCATTCATGCTACTCACTCAG GCCAGACTATTCGATGAGCCTCAGCTTGCCAGCCTCTGTTTGGAAACAATAGACAAAAGCACCGGTGATGCCATAAACGCAGAAGGATTCACTGACATTGACCTAG ATACGCTGTGTGCAGTGCTGGAGAGAGACACCCTGGGGATTCGCGAAAACCGTCTATTTGGTGCGGTGGTGCGCTGGGCGGATGCCGAGTGTTACAGGCAACAGCTTCCCCTCACCTCTGAGAACAAACAGAAGGTTCTGGGCAAGGCCCTAACCCTCATCCGCTTCCCACTCATGACTGTGGAGGAGTTTGCTGCGG TAAACCCCAAGCCGCGGGTAGACTACATTGACAGGCCCCGCTGCTGCCTCCGAGGAAAGGAGGGCAGCATTAGTAGGTTCCAGCAGGTTGAAAGTCGCTGGGGATACAGTGGCACCAGTGACAGGATCAG ATTTAATGTAAATAGAAGAATATCAGTGGTGGGTTTCGGACTGTATGGCTCGATCCACGGACCTACGGACTATCAGGTTAATATACAG ATTATTGAGAGTGACAAAAGCCTAACGCTAGCAACAAACGACACGGGCTTCAGCTGTGACGGAACAGCCAACACGTTCAGAGTCATGTTCAAGGAGCCGGTGGAGATTTTACCCAACGTTAGCTACACCGCTTGTGCAACCTTAAAG GGCCCGGACTCTCACTACGGCACTAAAGGGTTAAAGAAAGTGAGCCAGGAGTCCGCCACGGGGACCAAGACCACCTTTTTCTTTTTCAGCTCTCCTGGGAACAACAACGGCACGTCAGTGGAGGACGGACAGATCCCAGAGATCATCTACTACACCTAG